In Methanofollis sp., a single window of DNA contains:
- a CDS encoding pyridoxamine 5'-phosphate oxidase family protein, translating to MDFSDCVKFANENPVTYIATIDGDQPRVRAFAMWFANESGFYYHTGTLKKIWQQLTKNPKI from the coding sequence ATGGACTTTTCCGACTGCGTGAAATTTGCAAACGAAAATCCGGTGACGTATATTGCGACCATAGACGGCGACCAGCCCAGGGTCCGGGCGTTTGCGATGTGGTTTGCCAATGAGAGCGGGTTTTACTATCATACCGGAACTCTGAAAAAGATCTGGCAGCAGCTTACGAAGAACCCGAAGATCGA
- a CDS encoding NAD(P)H-dependent oxidoreductase: MFISVILAHPHRGSFNHAIAETVVAALRECGHAVAFHDLYAETFDPVLPYDEIARDAPLPPFIAAHCAEIAVADGLVVVHPDWWGMPPSILKGWIDRVLRPGVAYRFGEGDNGEGISVGLLKAKTALVFNTSNTPKQRELAIFGDPLQRLWKDCICTFCGIPIFHRRMFDVMVASTEEQRKSWLGDVRALTCETFPPDSA; encoded by the coding sequence GTGTTCATATCCGTCATCCTCGCACACCCCCACAGGGGGAGCTTCAACCACGCCATAGCGGAGACCGTCGTCGCCGCCCTCAGGGAATGCGGGCACGCCGTTGCATTCCATGATCTCTATGCCGAGACGTTCGATCCGGTGCTGCCGTACGACGAGATCGCCCGCGACGCTCCCCTCCCTCCGTTCATTGCTGCGCACTGTGCAGAGATTGCTGTAGCGGATGGGCTTGTGGTAGTCCATCCGGACTGGTGGGGGATGCCCCCCTCGATCCTGAAAGGCTGGATCGACCGGGTTCTGCGGCCGGGCGTGGCGTACCGATTCGGCGAAGGAGATAACGGGGAAGGCATTTCGGTCGGTTTGCTCAAGGCAAAAACAGCACTCGTCTTCAACACCTCCAACACGCCGAAGCAGAGGGAACTTGCGATCTTCGGCGATCCCCTCCAGCGGCTCTGGAAGGATTGTATCTGTACGTTCTGCGGGATTCCGATTTTTCACCGCCGGATGTTCGACGTTATGGTCGCCAGCACGGAGGAGCAGCGGAAGTCGTGGCTCGGTGATGTGCGGGCGTTGACCTGTGAAACGTTCCCGCCGGATTCTGCCTGA